One Mailhella massiliensis DNA segment encodes these proteins:
- a CDS encoding SinI family restriction endonuclease has product MNQLYPAYPSIAQAYGVVAEFLFQNPGMQSSRIPERITAEFLMKHAQSFFNGRQSNGPVIPRTIPDERIRDVLEAAYSVPPDRLDEAIRYHMEAMGAENFIGWILESYIAWQAEQIGWAWCSGAIIRAVDFIKPTGQGKWELLQVKNRSNSENSSSSRVRLGTDIRKWFRVYANNGRTNWESFPDAALRTRLSEEGFRNYIVSWIQQNFRQ; this is encoded by the coding sequence ATGAACCAGCTGTACCCCGCCTATCCGTCCATCGCGCAGGCTTACGGGGTGGTGGCGGAGTTTCTTTTCCAGAATCCCGGTATGCAGTCATCCCGGATTCCGGAACGCATAACTGCGGAATTTCTTATGAAACACGCTCAGAGCTTTTTCAACGGAAGGCAGAGCAACGGGCCGGTTATACCAAGAACTATACCGGACGAGCGAATAAGGGATGTGCTTGAAGCGGCCTATTCCGTGCCTCCGGACAGACTTGACGAGGCCATCCGCTATCACATGGAGGCGATGGGTGCGGAGAATTTTATTGGGTGGATACTTGAATCCTATATAGCGTGGCAAGCCGAGCAGATTGGCTGGGCGTGGTGCAGCGGAGCCATAATTAGGGCGGTTGACTTCATAAAGCCGACGGGACAGGGCAAGTGGGAGCTTTTGCAGGTAAAGAACCGGAGCAACTCGGAAAATTCGTCATCCTCGAGAGTACGCCTTGGAACCGATATAAGGAAATGGTTCAGGGTGTACGCGAACAACGGCAGGACGAACTGGGAGTCCTTTCCGGACGCAGCACTACGGACAAGGCTGTCGGAGGAAGGGTTTAGGAATTACATTGTCAGCTGGATACAGCAAAATTTCCGGCAGTGA
- a CDS encoding transposase: protein MYQLFRFRILGVQGVFFVTRLKRDAVHRLLVRRPVSRRDGITPGHVIVVSHKGEGISLRRIGYRNPESGRRYEFLTNHFRLAPRTIAEIYKDRRQIEIFFREIKQNPRIRSFAGNTENAVLIQIYTALTVYLLLAYQKFLSRIRLSIQQLCQLIQVSLLGSISLETSESTTTKTGKSI, encoded by the coding sequence GTGTATCAACTATTCCGTTTCCGCATCCTTGGGGTGCAAGGCGTTTTCTTTGTGACCCGACTGAAACGAGACGCTGTTCACAGGCTATTGGTGCGGCGTCCGGTCAGTCGCAGGGATGGCATAACGCCTGGGCATGTCATCGTGGTCAGCCACAAGGGGGAAGGGATCAGCCTACGCAGGATAGGCTATCGAAATCCGGAAAGCGGCAGACGTTACGAATTTCTGACCAATCACTTCCGTCTTGCGCCCAGGACTATCGCCGAGATTTACAAAGATCGCAGGCAAATTGAGATATTCTTCAGGGAAATCAAGCAAAACCCGCGAATCAGGTCTTTTGCCGGGAACACGGAAAATGCCGTGCTGATTCAAATCTACACGGCCCTGACGGTCTATTTGCTCCTCGCTTACCAAAAATTTCTGAGCCGTATCCGACTCTCCATCCAGCAGCTTTGTCAACTCATCCAAGTTAGCCTGCTCGGTTCGATTTCCCTAGAAACTTCTGAATCCACCACGACAAAAACCGGGAAATCCATATGA
- a CDS encoding relaxase/mobilization nuclease domain-containing protein: MIIKKLKRTSFKKSKAVMIGGLVDYILAEHDDGGKDKLAYAGSKNFLTTTVAAQKREMVSLAEESIQSRMPVTHWILSWQENEQPSREQVDEAVNLFLRGMGLAEHQTLYALHKNTGNYHLHIVVNRTHPYTQKVIQPHRGFDINEAHKIVAEIEHRQGWAPQENARYRVNEQGHVVKNLQRRERVKPRPKAEDFESATGEKSAQRIAQERGHTVIQSASCWEELHAGLDAVGLRFVRKGSGAVIFVGDTAIKASSVDRNFGMSKLCKRLGEFKPGFYSERTFHKPAPEAVSHVCREEWLEYQKERQNLAEENHYARKKREEERHELEQRQRERREAATVHLARHGFSVLNIARHFLKEQEREEYAALREKQVQSEQTKRLPRFKHWLGKRSPHLGNLWRFRKRIAPGIEVRQREFPKIGTLASPYTAYRNMVKKHFPEKMDESRLDAAIALYMRCAGYTVQEVANELYRHTPARPHGQNRDERIDYGRRVVWYAFGTAGDIDIANVRPTEEDIQKFVAEAEQPERKKQDIPRPTFRLR; this comes from the coding sequence ATGATTATCAAGAAGCTCAAGCGTACCAGCTTCAAAAAGTCCAAGGCCGTCATGATTGGCGGTCTGGTGGACTATATCCTTGCCGAACACGATGACGGGGGCAAGGACAAGCTCGCCTATGCCGGAAGCAAAAACTTTCTGACAACGACTGTTGCCGCCCAGAAAAGGGAGATGGTTTCCCTTGCAGAGGAATCTATCCAGAGCAGGATGCCGGTCACGCACTGGATTCTGTCGTGGCAGGAAAACGAGCAGCCTTCCCGTGAACAGGTGGATGAAGCGGTCAATCTCTTTCTCCGGGGAATGGGGCTTGCCGAGCACCAGACGCTCTATGCCCTGCACAAGAATACGGGTAACTACCATCTTCATATTGTCGTGAACCGGACGCATCCCTACACACAGAAAGTCATTCAGCCGCACAGGGGATTCGACATCAACGAGGCACATAAGATAGTGGCGGAAATCGAACACAGGCAGGGATGGGCACCGCAGGAGAATGCCCGCTATCGTGTCAATGAACAGGGGCATGTGGTCAAGAATCTCCAGCGGCGGGAACGGGTAAAACCCAGGCCCAAGGCAGAGGACTTTGAAAGCGCCACGGGCGAAAAATCCGCGCAGCGTATCGCGCAGGAACGCGGCCATACCGTCATCCAGAGCGCCTCATGTTGGGAAGAGCTTCATGCCGGACTGGATGCGGTCGGTCTGCGTTTCGTCCGCAAAGGTTCCGGCGCTGTGATTTTCGTGGGAGACACGGCAATCAAAGCGTCCAGCGTGGACAGGAATTTCGGCATGTCCAAACTCTGCAAACGGCTTGGAGAGTTCAAACCCGGCTTCTATTCTGAGCGGACATTCCATAAGCCCGCCCCGGAAGCGGTCAGCCATGTATGCCGGGAGGAGTGGCTGGAGTATCAGAAGGAACGGCAAAATCTGGCCGAAGAGAATCATTACGCCAGAAAGAAACGGGAGGAAGAGCGGCACGAACTGGAACAGCGGCAGCGGGAACGTCGTGAGGCGGCTACAGTCCATCTTGCTCGGCACGGGTTTTCCGTGCTGAACATTGCCCGGCATTTCCTGAAAGAACAGGAGCGGGAGGAGTACGCGGCGTTGCGGGAGAAACAGGTTCAGTCGGAACAGACGAAACGGCTCCCTCGCTTCAAGCACTGGCTGGGCAAGCGCAGTCCGCACCTTGGCAATCTCTGGCGTTTCCGCAAACGGATAGCTCCCGGCATAGAGGTCAGGCAACGCGAGTTTCCCAAGATTGGTACACTGGCTTCCCCGTATACCGCCTATCGTAACATGGTAAAAAAACATTTTCCCGAAAAGATGGATGAATCACGGCTGGATGCGGCCATTGCCCTGTACATGCGCTGTGCCGGATACACAGTGCAGGAGGTAGCCAACGAGCTGTACAGACACACCCCCGCCCGCCCCCACGGGCAGAACCGCGATGAAAGGATAGACTACGGGCGCAGGGTAGTCTGGTATGCCTTCGGCACGGCGGGAGATATTGATATTGCAAATGTGCGGCCTACGGAGGAAGATATTCAAAAGTTTGTTGCCGAGGCGGAGCAGCCTGAACGAAAAAAGCAGGACATTCCACGCCCTACGTTCAGGCTGCGTTGA
- a CDS encoding plasmid mobilization protein, whose protein sequence is MEKRKATTRFQKRRTLRLTTEEDERITRQAVTAGISVSEYMRRLFFGGRPIIARTDDQTIRELRRLGGLLKHHFEMVKRTANPATLSELDAALREIRHAIEALSERR, encoded by the coding sequence ATGGAAAAACGGAAGGCGACAACCAGATTTCAGAAACGGCGGACACTCAGACTTACCACCGAAGAAGATGAAAGAATAACCCGGCAGGCCGTCACCGCCGGAATCTCTGTTTCCGAGTACATGCGGCGGCTTTTCTTCGGCGGCAGGCCCATTATCGCCAGAACGGACGACCAGACCATCCGGGAACTGCGGCGGCTTGGGGGATTGCTCAAGCATCATTTCGAGATGGTAAAGCGGACTGCAAATCCGGCCACCCTTTCGGAACTGGACGCTGCATTGCGGGAAATCCGGCACGCCATCGAAGCCCTGAGCGAAAGACGATGA
- a CDS encoding helix-turn-helix transcriptional regulator, translating into MKKLTEDSFLRLPQVLELIPISKSAWWQGCKEGRFPKPIKLGPRTSVWRSSDIAALIKQLSLQSVQEEKAEARK; encoded by the coding sequence ATGAAAAAACTGACGGAGGATTCCTTTCTGCGTCTGCCGCAGGTTCTTGAGCTGATCCCCATAAGCAAAAGCGCATGGTGGCAAGGCTGCAAGGAAGGCCGTTTTCCCAAACCGATAAAGCTGGGGCCGCGCACTTCGGTATGGCGATCTTCCGACATCGCCGCTCTCATCAAACAGCTTTCCCTGCAATCTGTTCAGGAGGAAAAAGCCGAGGCACGGAAATAA
- a CDS encoding tyrosine-type recombinase/integrase — MSLTDTAIRAAKPAEKQQKLFDAKGLYLLITPGGTKSWRLKYHFQGKEKLISLGTYPATSLKEAREKAADARKAIENGIDPSAQRKLNKQLAQNTFELVAMEWIERQKTKWSPSYADTTYRRLKRNLFPFIGSKPVNTITAPELLALLRKVEARGIIGTAHALKNHCSCIMRYAIATGRAERDPAADLRGALMPHVKKHRPALTTPEKVGRLMHAIYNYQGSLVVRSALQIMAFTFCRTTEIRCAEWQEFDFEDNIWRIPAERMKMRRDHLVPLSRQTLTVLEKLRAYSGGNQYVFPSYRSETIPFGRSALQRAIRRMGFEEDEMCPHGFRAMASTLLNELGYNRDWIERQLAHAPTEQIRGIYNRAEYLPERRRMLQDWANYLDGLRAKARQEVDLE; from the coding sequence ATGTCGTTGACCGATACCGCAATCCGCGCCGCCAAACCGGCTGAAAAGCAACAGAAACTCTTTGACGCCAAAGGGCTGTACCTGCTCATCACGCCGGGCGGCACAAAAAGCTGGAGGCTAAAATACCATTTTCAGGGCAAGGAAAAGCTGATTTCCCTCGGCACCTATCCCGCAACATCCCTGAAAGAGGCAAGGGAAAAAGCCGCCGATGCCAGAAAAGCCATTGAGAACGGTATCGACCCGTCCGCTCAACGGAAACTGAACAAGCAGCTTGCACAGAACACCTTTGAGCTGGTGGCGATGGAATGGATTGAACGCCAAAAGACCAAATGGTCGCCGAGCTATGCGGACACGACCTACCGGCGGCTGAAACGAAACCTTTTCCCGTTCATCGGCTCCAAACCTGTAAATACCATAACCGCCCCTGAACTTCTGGCCTTGCTGCGGAAAGTCGAGGCGCGAGGCATCATAGGCACAGCGCACGCGCTCAAAAATCACTGTTCCTGCATCATGCGCTATGCCATTGCCACCGGCCGTGCGGAACGTGACCCGGCGGCGGATTTGCGCGGCGCTCTCATGCCTCATGTAAAAAAACACCGGCCCGCCCTGACGACACCGGAGAAGGTGGGACGGCTGATGCACGCCATCTACAACTATCAGGGGTCGCTGGTCGTCAGGAGCGCCTTGCAGATTATGGCCTTTACCTTTTGCCGGACAACCGAAATCCGTTGCGCCGAATGGCAAGAATTCGATTTTGAGGACAACATCTGGCGTATCCCGGCGGAGCGCATGAAAATGCGGCGCGACCATCTTGTTCCCCTCAGCAGGCAGACACTGACCGTTCTGGAAAAACTGCGGGCGTATTCCGGCGGCAATCAGTATGTCTTTCCAAGCTACCGGTCCGAAACCATTCCTTTTGGAAGAAGCGCCCTGCAAAGGGCCATACGCCGCATGGGTTTTGAAGAGGATGAAATGTGCCCGCACGGTTTTCGCGCTATGGCATCCACCCTTCTCAACGAACTCGGCTATAACCGTGACTGGATTGAACGCCAGCTTGCCCACGCCCCTACGGAGCAGATACGCGGAATTTACAACCGGGCTGAATACCTGCCGGAACGCCGCCGTATGCTTCAAGATTGGGCCAACTATCTCGACGGTCTGAGAGCCAAAGCCCGTCAGGAGGTTGACCTTGAATAA